The following DNA comes from Triticum aestivum cultivar Chinese Spring chromosome 3D, IWGSC CS RefSeq v2.1, whole genome shotgun sequence.
TCCGACACGAGCAGTGAAGATGTGGCGATCAAGATGCTGCTCGACAGCTGCTTCGTCCTCCACCGCCTGCTCAAGCACGCAGGAAAAGGAAAAGGCAACAACGACTACGACGACGATGACTGGAACCAGCAGCTGGGCCGGTGCTGGGTCTGGGGAACCGTGAAGCGTGACCTACTGCTGCTCAGCAACCAGGTTCCCTTCTTTGTCCTCCAGGCGCTGTTCAAGCAGCTGGGGAATGACCGCGGCACGGGCGACATCCTTGTCAACTGCGGCCTCCAGCTCTTGAGCTCGCTACGTCCTGGCCGGCTGCACAACGCACCCATCATCTGCGGTGACGTGCACCATCTCCTCCACCTATTCTACCTCTCAATCGACCTGCCGCCCCGGGACTGGGAGCCCTCCAACACCAAGACACGGGGAATCCGCTCCAACTTGAGCCGCCCGCCTGTAAAGCGACGACCGCCGAATTCGAAGCCGGCCCACGACTCCATCTCCAGGGAGCTTCTGGCAGTGCCAGAGGCAGAGCTCACGTGGTGGGTGCCTTGCGCCAAGGAGCTGGAGGAGGCCGGCGTTCGGATCCGTGCACGCAGGTACGGCGCCAAGAGCTTCCTGGACGTCAGGTTCCGCCGGCGCCGAGGCATCCTAGAGATCCCGCCGCTGGAGCTCTTCGACTACAGCGTACCCTTGTTCCGGAACCTGATCGCGTTCGAGCAGACCTACCCATCCACGCCGGGCCGCATAACGGCATACGCCATCTTCATGGACTGCCTCCTCAAGACGCCACAGGACGTGCGCCTCCTCCACCAGAGCGGGGTGCTACTGAACCACATGAACGGCCAGAGAGGCGAAACCGCCATGGGGTTCTTCAGTAGCCTCTGCGCGGAGGCGCACACATCTGCCGACCGCAACTACCTTGCCGGCGTGATGGATCAGGTGCTCAAGTACCAGAAAAGAAAGTGGCCCCGTTGGCGTGCCGCTCTGGTGAGCGGCTACTTCACCAATCCGTGGGTGACCACATCGGTCGTCGCCGCTGTGATCTTGCTCACCATGACAGTGCTGCAGTCATTCTACGCTGTCTATGGGTACTACAAGCCATCCAAGTAAGCAATGCATAGGAACTGCCTGCACTACACGTCTAGAGGTGACTGTGTTGTGTCACATCTAAATGATCCTTTTACCTTTCCGC
Coding sequences within:
- the LOC123075662 gene encoding UPF0481 protein At3g47200, whose product is MTGTISSVGDGSSGEEGKGNKADEGNNHHHQQQQKQNFMTMVKKAVSERPAEPPSICEVPKDLIEGNKGAYTPKVVGIGLLLDDSWRTSTSMVRLERYKWCCVRKLVMGRHPDPASWSREVHEPLLGKCFDLMVGLVPQIRASYSSVASDTSSEDVAIKMLLDSCFVLHRLLKHAGKGKGNNDYDDDDWNQQLGRCWVWGTVKRDLLLLSNQVPFFVLQALFKQLGNDRGTGDILVNCGLQLLSSLRPGRLHNAPIICGDVHHLLHLFYLSIDLPPRDWEPSNTKTRGIRSNLSRPPVKRRPPNSKPAHDSISRELLAVPEAELTWWVPCAKELEEAGVRIRARRYGAKSFLDVRFRRRRGILEIPPLELFDYSVPLFRNLIAFEQTYPSTPGRITAYAIFMDCLLKTPQDVRLLHQSGVLLNHMNGQRGETAMGFFSSLCAEAHTSADRNYLAGVMDQVLKYQKRKWPRWRAALVSGYFTNPWVTTSVVAAVILLTMTVLQSFYAVYGYYKPSK